A single genomic interval of Gossypium raimondii isolate GPD5lz chromosome 11, ASM2569854v1, whole genome shotgun sequence harbors:
- the LOC105801225 gene encoding uncharacterized protein LOC105801225, whose product MDPSLSPSVAHSVVPTMASQPSAGVVDSKFFSTKKQDSALASWLLSSVSTTVLPHLIGLDTSAQIWNAIVSLYGSKSTSRLMFYRRAMYSQHKGDLSMREFLMKIKCFCDNLASCGEIISEHEHITAILNGLPAEYEPIVSIIVASPTLYSL is encoded by the exons ATGGATCCTTCGTTGAGTCCTTCTGTTGCTCACTCTGTTGTTCCCACGATGGCCTCTCAACCATCTGCTGGTGTTGTTGATAGTAAGTTTTTCTCAACCAAGAAG CAAGATAGTGCGCTTGCTTCTTGGCTCTTGTCTTCAGTTAGTACAACAGTTTTACCTCATCTCATTGGACTAGATACAAGTGCGCAGATCTGGAACGCTATTGTGTCCTTGTATGGAAGTAAGTCTACTTCACGGCTAATGTTCTATCGTCGTGCTATGTATTCACAGCACAAAGGTGATCTTTCTATGCGAGAGTTTTTAATGAAGATTAAGTGTTTTTGTGATAACTTGGCTAGTTGTGGGGAAATCATCAGCGAACATGAACATATCACAGCAATCTTAAATGGGCTACCAGCTGAGTATGAGCCAATTGTTTCTATCATTGTAGCCAGCCCAACGTTGTACAGTCTTTAG